Proteins from a genomic interval of Salmo salar chromosome ssa14, Ssal_v3.1, whole genome shotgun sequence:
- the LOC106569076 gene encoding uncharacterized protein KIAA0040, which produces MKEDILDFFSDLWKVATTKHDQGIYNTVCLVVLLALPMVVLFTSLVVCCHCCCCSRANSTGCCRDSPSSDTAKSDKKKKKSPKNEDLWISVKTGPMTPDRVALTMV; this is translated from the coding sequence ATGAAGGAAGACATCTTGGATTTTTTCAGTGACTTGTGGAAGGTGGCCACCACCAAGCATGACCAGGGGATCTACAATACAGTCTGCCTGGTGGTGCTGCTAGCCCTGCCTATGGTGGTGCTCTTCACTTCTCTGGTGGtgtgctgccactgctgctgctgtagcCGGGCCAACTCCACTGGTTGCTGCAGAGACAGCCCAAGCTCAGACACAGCAAAATcagacaaaaagaagaagaagagtccCAAAAATGAGGATTTGTGGATCTCGGTTAAAACAGGACCTATGACACCAGACAGGGTTGCCCTGACGATGGTGTAG